One Oryza glaberrima chromosome 10, OglaRS2, whole genome shotgun sequence DNA segment encodes these proteins:
- the LOC127752665 gene encoding uncharacterized protein LOC127752665 yields the protein MAETALATALDIAELPFSDLLLLISPDLPDDGRRGRLLTTVATSLGRGGSGLLAITNVPLAATLRRRLLPLARRLAVMDHPSRSQLLKKHGLGSDVPMKKLDRRVSSFARLLRHSGEFQLLESMKEIESIKNDPDYLEKALDGVVIGEPMGDGTEKLGELVEELGLCMMELGILVARACDIVTGGNQLEKSITDFGTAKARLIHYHSELDNIIIKNSSSKRKVPINKIAKATAYESCSRRSASSQGSCIRSECAMTDTLKDSNDKSIHGQGSVVSLTNLWQEWHYDYGVLTVLTAPLFLCSTMGEDCSISKECSPPDEHTYLQLFNRRKVFSVRCSPESFIVQVGETADILSGGKLRSTLHAVSRPYGSTNISRETFVVFLQPSWDKKLPYSGHCFAGDDEPSEGDDSTFSDGSDMFSSEHTLMQDILKKIPPLSSRVKEGMTFAEFSRQTTKQYYGGGGIQQNN from the exons ATGGCGGAGACCGCTCTGGCGACGGCATTGGACATCGCCGAGCTCCCTTTCTCggatcttctcctcctcatctcaCCGGATCTTCCGGACGATGGCCGGCGCGGCCGTCTCCTCACCACCGTCGCTACCTCCCTTGGTCGCGGCGGGTCCGGTTTGCTTGCCATCACCAACGTGCCTCTCGCagccaccctccgccgccggcttctccCGCTGGCTCGCCGCCTTGCCGTCATGGACCACCCCTCCCGCTCCCAGCTCCTCAAG AAGCACGGTTTGGGTAGCGACGTGCCTATGAAGAAGCTGGACCGGCGCGTTTCCTCATTTGCGCGGCTTTTGCGTCATTCAGGTGAGTTCCAATTGCTGGAGTCGATGAAAGAAATCGAGAGCATCAAGAACGACCCTGATTATCTGGAGAAAGCTTTGGATGGTGTTGTAATTGGGGAACCCATGGGCGATGGTACCGAGAAGCTTGGTGAGCTCGTTGAGGAGCTTGGTCTTTGCATGATGGAACTTGGGATTTTGGTTGCACGAGCCTGCGACATTGTTACTGGTGGAAATCAGTTGGAGAAAAGCATTACTGACTTTGGGACCGCAAAGGCAAGGCTCATTCACTACCACTCTGAGTTGGATAACATTATTATCAAGAATAGTAGCAGCAAGAGAAAAGTTCCGATAAATAAAATCGCAAAGGCAACAGCTTATGAGTCATGCTCTCGAAGGTCTGCATCATCACAAGGATCCTGTATTAGATCAGAATGTGCTATGACGGACACACTAAAGGATTCCAATGATAAGTCTATTCATGGTCAGGGTAGTGTTGTTTCTCTCACAAACTTATGGCAAGAGTGGCACTATGACTATGGGGTCCTTACTGTTTTAACAGCACCATTATTCTTGTGCTCCACAATGGGAGAAGATTGTTCCATCAGCAAAGAATGCTCTCCTCCTGACGAGCACACGTACTTGCAGCTATTCAATAGGAGGAAGGTATTCTCAGTGAGATGCTCTCCAGAGAGCTTCATTGTGCAGGTCGGGGAGACAGCAGACATCTTGTCAGGCGGGAAGCTGAGGTCTACACTTCATGCTGTGAGTAGACCATACGGCTCAACAAACATCAGCCGGGAAACTTTTGTGGTCTTCTTACAGCCATCATGGGACAAAAAGTTGCCTTACTCTGGTCACTGTTTTGCTGGTGATGATGAACCTAGTGAAGGCGATGACTCAACATTCAGTGATGGGTCAGACATGTTTTCGAGTGAGCATACATTGATGCAAGATATTTTGAAAAAGATCCCCCCTCTGTCATCAAGGGTAAAAGAAGGGATGACGTTTGCTGAATTTTCTCGACAGACAACGAAACAGTATTATGGTGGTGGAGGTATCCAACAAAACAATTAA